A stretch of the Acyrthosiphon pisum isolate AL4f chromosome A2, pea_aphid_22Mar2018_4r6ur, whole genome shotgun sequence genome encodes the following:
- the LOC100573953 gene encoding ring canal kelch homolog isoform X1 — MENLKQIPESKKCEQAKYEYIKSSYAGMFEVLQSLRQDEVFCDIKLKTDDKKIIFAHKVVLASASPYFHAMFTHFSERNHDVVVMKQLDSTALQVLVNFIYTGKIVITEENVRDLLSAANLLQLQEVKEACCNFLQSQLCSTNCLSINAIADLHSCTELLTSSELYIHQHFSEAADGDEFLSLSSEEVIKLISSDKLIVPSEEKVFECVIRWVKHELGSRECVLPQLMEHVRLPLISNNYILNKVIEESLIKDCIECKEYIREALHFHRLKPEELIPQNIRFKPRQADKVILAVDGMDTKFSNGTEFFEPKMSRWHNGPEMITSRKNPGLAVVNDNLVFAVGGSTDHFEPLRSVDVLDLSSESPCWKPSVDMIVKRNILGVGVINNHVYAVGGHNYSDSALDSAEVFDYNTQEWHMISSMSTRRSDPGIGVLDNLLYAAGGFDQSSLQTFDTVECYDPNIDTWTPVAKMCGRRRGFGVGVLNGVLYAVGGHDGLNCLSSVEAYRPSTGVWTTVADMNFTRLRAGVVALDGLLYVVGGSYNCYIVDSTEYYSPETNTWTIVTASKNYPHTSGGIVAINMPRHFKTCSYS; from the exons ATGGAAAATCTCAAACAAATACCAGAATCCAAAAAATGTGAACAAGCAAAATACGAATACATAAAATCGTCTTATGCAGGGATGTTTGAAGTGTTACAGTCGTTACGCCA AGATGAGGTGTTTTGTGATATTAAACTTAAGAcagacgataaaaaaataatattcgcaCATAAAGTGGTGTTAGCATCGGCAAGTCCATATTTCCATGCAATGTTCACACATTTTTCAGAAAGGAATCATGATGTCGTTGTCATGAAACAGTTAGATTCCACCGCTTTACAGGTGTTAGTAAACTTTATTTATACTGGAAAAATCGTGATCACTGAAGAAAACGTTcgg GATTTGTTATCAGCTGCAAATCTGTTACAGTTACAAGAAGTAAAAGAGgcatgttgtaattttttacagtCACAACTCTGCTCTACAAATTGTCTCAGTATAAACGCAATAGCTGATTTACATAGTTGTACGGAATTGTTAACAAGTTCAGAATTATATATTCACCAACActtttc aGAAGCTGCTGATGGTGACGAATTTCTATCCTTATCATCTGAAGAGGTAATTAAGTTGATCTCCAGTGATAAACTTATAGTTCCATCTGAAGAAAAA gtatttgaatgtgttattcGTTGGGTAAAACATGAACTGGGTTCAAGAGAATGTGTTTTACCACAATTAATGGAACACGTACGTTTACcactaatatcaaataattacatattaaataaagtaattgaGGAATCTCTTATTAAGGACTGTATTGaat gTAAGGAATACATAAGAgaagcattacattttcataggCTCAAGCCAGAAGAGCTTATTCCACAAAACATCCGGTTCAAACCCAGACAAGCAGATAAA GTTATATTGGCTGTTGATGGGATGGATACTAAATTTAGCAACGGTACAGAATTTTTCGAACCAAAAATGAGCCGATGGCATAACGGACCGGAAATGATTACAAGCCGTAAAAATCCCGGTCTAGCTGTAGTGAATGATAATTTAGTGTTTGCCGTGGGTGGTTCTACTGATCATTTTGAACCTCTTCGGTCTGTTGATGTGCTTGATTTATCTTCAGAATCACCTTGTTGGAAACCTAGCGTTGACATGATAgttaaacgaaatattttaggAGTCGGTGTCATAAATAATCATGTCTATGCC gTCGGCGGACACAATTACAGTGATTCTGCATTAGATAGTGCAGAAGTTTTTGACTATAATACTCAAGAATGGCATATGATATCTAGTATGTCTACTAGAAGATCCGACCCTGGGATCGGAGTCCTAGATAATCTTCTATACGCg gcAGGAGGTTTTGATCAATCATCACTGCAGACTTTTGACACTGTTGAATGTTATGATCCCAACATCGATACCTGGACACCAGTCGCGAAAATGTGTGGACGACGCAGAGGTTTTGGTGTAGGAGTTTTAAACGGTGTACTTTATGCTGTGGGCGGTCATGATGGACTTAACTGCCTGAGTAGTGTTGAAGCATACAGGCCAAGTACAGGAGTTTGGACTACTGTTGCGGACATGAATTTTACTCGACTTCGTGCAG gaGTAGTTGCACTAGACGGTTTATTGTATGTCGTTGGTGGATCTTACAACTGTTATATTGTCGATTCTACCGAATATTACAGCCCCGAAACGAATACCTGGACCATAGTCACAGCGTCAAAAAATTATCCACATACTTCAGGAGGAATAGTAGCCATTAATATGCCACgacattttaaaacttgttcgtattcatga
- the LOC100573953 gene encoding kelch-like protein 2 isoform X2 produces the protein MENLKQIPESKKCEQAKYEYIKSSYAGMFEVLQSLRQDEVFCDIKLKTDDKKIIFAHKVVLASASPYFHAMFTHFSERNHDVVVMKQLDSTALQVLVNFIYTGKIVITEENVRDLLSAANLLQLQEVKEACCNFLQSQLCSTNCLSINAIADLHSCTELLTSSELYIHQHFSEAADGDEFLSLSSEEVIKLISSDKLIVPSEEKVFESVIRWVKHELGTRKCILPQLMKHVRLPLASKHYILKKVVEEPLINNCLISKDYIIEALYCHLLKSEELIPQNIRTKRRFRDKVILVVGGESINEILINRTEWYDPKMNQWNFEPEMATSRHKISLAVVKDNLVFSVGGSNEHGEPLRSVDVLDLSSESPRWKPSVDMLVDREGPGVGVVNDNLYAVGGLSRNEGPPNSAEVFDYNTQKWRMISRMSTGRVKFGVGVLNNLLYAVGGFDYETSLSLDTVECYDPSHDTWTPVAEMCVPRCDVGVGVLDGILYAVGGYDGFEVQSSAETYRPSTGIWTSIADMHLSRENPGVVALDGLLYVVGGSDGLDHLYSAECYNPKTNTWTMVTASLNFPRTLAGVVAIDRPRHFKTC, from the exons ATGGAAAATCTCAAACAAATACCAGAATCCAAAAAATGTGAACAAGCAAAATACGAATACATAAAATCGTCTTATGCAGGGATGTTTGAAGTGTTACAGTCGTTACGCCA AGATGAGGTGTTTTGTGATATTAAACTTAAGAcagacgataaaaaaataatattcgcaCATAAAGTGGTGTTAGCATCGGCAAGTCCATATTTCCATGCAATGTTCACACATTTTTCAGAAAGGAATCATGATGTCGTTGTCATGAAACAGTTAGATTCCACCGCTTTACAGGTGTTAGTAAACTTTATTTATACTGGAAAAATCGTGATCACTGAAGAAAACGTTcgg GATTTGTTATCAGCTGCAAATCTGTTACAGTTACAAGAAGTAAAAGAGgcatgttgtaattttttacagtCACAACTCTGCTCTACAAATTGTCTCAGTATAAACGCAATAGCTGATTTACATAGTTGTACGGAATTGTTAACAAGTTCAGAATTATATATTCACCAACActtttc aGAAGCTGCTGATGGTGACGAATTTCTATCCTTATCATCTGAAGAGGTAATTAAGTTGATCTCCAGTGATAAACTTATAGTTCCATCTGAAGAAAAA gtatttgaaagtGTTATTCGATGGGTAAAACATGAATTGGGTAcgagaaaatgtattttgccCCAATTAATGAAACACGTACGCTTACCATTAGCATCGAAACATTACATATTGAAAAAAGTAGTTGAGGAAcctcttattaataattgtcttatat ctAAAGATTACATAATCGAGGCACTATATTGTCATTTACTCAAGTCAGAAGAACTTATCCCACAAAACATTCGGACTAAACGTAGATTCAGAGACAAA gtTATTTTAGTGGTTGGTGGTGAaagtataaatgaaatattaatcaatCGTACAGAATGGTATGACCCAAAAATGAACCAATGGAATTTTGAACCAGAAATGGCTACAAGCCGTCATAAAATTAGTCTAGCTGTAGTAAAAGACAATTTAGTGTTTTCTGTGGGTGGTTCTAATGAACATGGGGAACCTCTTCGGTCTGTTGACGTGCTTGATTTATCTTCAGAATCACCTCGTTGGAAACCGAGTGTTGACATGTTAGTTGATCGAGAAGGTCCAGGAGTTGGTGTAGTAAATGATAATCTATATGCc GTTGGTGGGTTGAGTCGTAATGAAGGTCCACCAAATAGTGCAGAAGTGTTCGACTATAATACTCAAAAATGGCGTATGATATCAAGAATGTCTACAGGAAGAGTTAAATTTGGGGTTGGAGTCCTGAATAATCTTTTGTATGCG GTAGGTGGTTTTGATTATGAAACATCGCTGAGTTTAGACACTGTTGAATGTTATGATCCCAGTCATGATACATGGACACCAGTCGCAGAAATGTGTGTACCTCGCTGTGATGTTGGTGTTGGAGTGTTGGATGGTATACTGTATGCTGTAGGTGGTTACGATGGTTTTGAAGTTCAGAGTAGTGCTGAAACATACAGACCAAGTACGGGGATTTGGACTAGTATAGCGGACATGCATTTGTCTCGAGAAAATCCAG GAGTAGTTGCATTAGACGGTTTATTGTATGTCGTCGGTGGAAGTGACGGACTTGATCATTTGTATTCTGCAGAATGCTACAACCCCAAAACCAATACCTGGACCATGGTCACGGCGTCATTGAATTTTCCACGAACTTTAGCAGGAGTAGTAGCTATTGATAGGCCTCgacattttaaaacttgttag